The Methanoregula sp. sequence TGCCCTCATCCCGCTTGCGCTCCAGGGCGTAACCTATCGTCCGATGACGGCAGAAGTTGCCCTGCGGAATAACATAGTCATCTATGGTATAGGCGGGATCATTGCCCCGTTTATCGGCATAAAGATTATCGATATGGTGCTCGTACTGATGGGTGTGGTGTGATGAGGTTCCATGGTCGTCTCTCCTGAATGTCGTCCCGATCCCGATCTTCTCCTTGCCCGCGTGCAGGGTGAGGAGCGGCGGAAGCACCGGGGCAAACTGAAAATTTTCCTTGGCTATATTGCAGGCGTCGGGAAAACCTACGAGATGCTCAAGGCAGCACACCTCCGGCACACCGAAGGAGTTGATGTCAAAGCCGGGTATGTTGAAACCCACGGCAGGCCCGAGACCGAAGCGCTGCTCGAAGGGCTCACCCTCATTCCCCGGAAGCAGATGGAGTACCGGGGGGTCACGCTTCCGGAGTTCGACCTCGATGCAACGCTTCGTTGCCGGCCATCGCTCGTTCTTGTCGATGAACTCGCCCATACCAATGTTCCCGGGTCCCGGCACGCCAAACGCTACCAGGATGTCGAGGAATTGCTCGATGCCGGCATCGATGTCTATACCACGTTAAATGTCCAGCATATAGAGAGCCTGAATGATGTTGTTGCCCAGATCACCGGGGTGCTCGTGCGTGAGACGATTCCCGACCGGGTGATCGATGAAGCAGCAGAGATCGAGGTCGTCGATCTCGCACCGCCGGAACTTCTCCAGCGGTTGCGGGACGGGAAAGTCTATGTTCCCGATATGGCAGCACGGGCGATCGAGCAGTTCTTCAACGAGGGAAATCTCTACGCGCTGCGTGAACTTATTCTCCGCCGTGCCGCAGAGCGGGTTGATGAACAGATGCTCGCCTATATGCAGACCCGGGCGATCCCGGGCCCGTGGGCTGCGGGAGAACATATCCTTGTTTCTGTCGGCCCCAGTCCGTTATCCGAGCGGCTGATACGGACCGCCCGGCGGCAGGCTGACCGCATGGGAGCCCAGTGGACTGCCATCTACGTTGAGACCCCGGCGCACCACCGCCTTTCAAAAGAAGCCAAGGAACAACTGACGCGGACCCTGCAGCTTGCCGAGAAACTGGGAGCCACCAGCGTCACCCTGTTCGGGCTCAATATCGCGTCGACCGTGATCGATTATGCACGCCGGCACAATATCACCCGCATCGTCATCGGAAAAACACTCCGCCCGCGATGGCAGGAATACGTTTTCGGGTCCGTTGTCGACCAGCTCATCCACTACAGCGGCAATATCGATGTCTACGTGATCAGCAGCAATGAGCATATCCCGCAGAAAATGGTCGACCTGGAACTCCTGCTGCCCGTAACTCCCCCGAAGGATTACCTCGCGAGTTTTGCCCTTATCACGATCATTACCATCATCGGCTGGCTGGTCAAATCGTTCATATCACCGACGAATCTTGCCATGCTCTACCTCCTCGCGGTGGTTGTCATTGCATTCAGGAGAGGACTGCGGCCGGCCATCTTTACTGCCATCATCGGGGTTCTTGCCTTTGATTTCTTCTTTATCCCCCCGTACCTCACGTTCCGGGTGACCGATACCGAATACGTCATCACATTTGCGGGCATGATTATTGTCGGTGCCCTGGTCAGCCTGCTGGTCACCCGGGTACGCGAGCATGCCTTTGCCGCCCAGGAGCGGGAGAAGGAGACCGGGACGCTGTACGCGCTTTCGCAGGACCTCACGGTTGCTGCGGATGCAGATTCCATCATCGTGGCGGTAACCCGGCATATCCGGGAAATTTTCCAGTGGGAAAGCGTGGTCCTTCTCCCGGACAGGGACTCTCTCACCGCTCACCCGCTGGGTCACGGGCTTGTCCTGAATGCAGATGACATTGCCGTAGCGACCTGGGCTTTCCAGCATGGTGCCGTTGCCGGTTATGATACCGATACCCTCCATGGGTCCCGGCTCCGGTACATTCCGCTGCAGAGTTCGGCGGGCGTGCTTGGGATCCTGGGAGTAAAACCCGCTGAACCCGATGGCATCATTACTCATGAGCAGGAGCGTATCCTCACGGCGTTTGCCAACCAGATGGCTCTTGCGCTTGAGCGGGTGCAGCTGGCCAGGACTTCCCAAAACAAAAGATAGACCTCCACTATCTTCTTCTTATAAAAACCGGGGCAAAGGAAAAAGAGAGGTGTATCATCACCATCTCCTGACCTTCTGCCCGTAGTCTCCCGCTTTGGTGTTGTAACCGTAAGACGGAAGATATCCCCCCTCTTAAAAAAGGGAATTTATCTCCCGCTGGTAAGCCGCCACATTCCTTTTGGCACCGCCATCTCGAACCGTGCCCCTTTGCCCGGCTCTCCGTTCTCGAGGATCGTTATGCCGGTGATCGAGAGGATCTCCTTTGACAGGAACAGGCCAAGACCCGTATGTCTTCCGAACCCTTTTTCAAAGATATTCTTCTTATCCTCTGCGGGAATACCTTTGCCATTATCGCGATAGATAATGATGAGATTGTCCTCCTTCTCCTGCACTGCATACTCCATTTCCGTTACGCTCTCCCCGTGGCGGAGGGAATTTTCCATAATGTTGTAGAACACCTTCGTGATGAGGGGATCGGCAAAGATCTCCCGGCCGGCCACGGAGTTGTTAATTTTCACATTCCGGGGTTTCAGCTCCCCTGATGCGGAGTGGATCACTTCTAAAAGGCTCTGCCATTTCGGTGCCTGTGCCCCGATGTCCTGGTAGGTGCTGGTAAACTCGATCTGCCCCTCAATCGCCTCGACGATCTCTTCTTCCTTCCGGACATATTCCAGGAAATCCGGATTGTCTCCTGCCTCTTTTGAGAGTTCAAGGTAAGTCCGCAGTGCCATCAGCTTGTTCAGGATATCATGCCGGGTGATACCATTGAGCATCGTGAGTTTCTTATTCATCTGGAGCATTGCATCTTCAGACCGTTTGCGCTCGGTGACGTCGCGGTCAATGCCCCTGAACCCGGTGATTTCACCCCCGGCACCTACAATGGGAGTGATGGCACTTTCGAATAACCGGACAGAACCGTCTTTTTTCAGCCACCGTATGGTCGTAGTATACGGTGTGCTATCTTTATCCTCAATACAACTGGCGATCATTTCCCCGATCCGGATCTCATCGTCAGGATGGATATGGGGAAAGATGCTGCTGCCCACGATCTCGCTGACCTGGTATCCTAACAGGTTAAGGACCGCAGGATTGCTGTAGGTATGTGTTCCTTCAAGGTCGATCTCCCAGACCCAGTCAGTTATGGTTTCAACCAGATTGCGATACTTCCTCTCGCTCTCCCCGAATGCCTGTTCCGCCCGCACGCGTTCGGTAATGTCCCGCATTGAGACCTGTGCACCGGCAAATGCACCCTCGTGCATAATCGGTACCGAATGCACATTGACGTAAATCACGCCCCCGTTTTTTTTCCGGATCTGTGTCTCAGAAATATCGATTGATTCACCTTTCATATTCGCGTGGATGCCATCCATGAATGCCTGGCTGCTCTGTGAAAAGATCGTTGCCACAGCAAATTCCTTTGGTTTGCCCACCAGTTCTTCCGGATCATACCCGATGATCGACCGTGCTGAGGGGGAGACATAGGTAGGGCTCACCTCTTTATCGAGGATCAGTATCACGTCAGAAGAACGTTCGAGTATGCCCCGGTATCTCTCTTCGCTCTCTGCAAGCGTTTCTTCTGCACGCCTGCGCGATACGGCATACCGGACCTTATTTGAAAGCTCGGTGTACTGTGATTTCGGTTCACCACCTTTCTGGATATAAAAATCAGCACCATTGTTGAGCGCCTGTATGGCAATCTCTTCGCGCCCCCGGCCGGTGAAGATGATGAACGGTGTTGTGTTTCCTGATGCTTTGAGCTGCCTGAGAAACGCGATCCCATCCATCTCCGGCATCATGTAATCGGAGATGATGGCATCGTACCGCTCCGTATTCAGGAGTGTGAGTGCCTCAGAGGCAGAAGTGACCGTATCGACGGTTAACGCTACGGCCCTCTCAAGATAAATTTTGCCGATGTCCAGGTGGGTTGGTTCATCATCGACATAAAGAATCCGGAGAGTATCTGCCATTAAGGAATATTATTTTCTGTAATCCGCCACATACCTTTCGGAATTGTCATCTCGAACCGTGCGCCTTTCCCCGGCTCACCGGTCTCGCGGATGGTGATCCCGGTGATATCGAGAATCTCCCGTGAAAGTGCCAGGCCAAGCCCGGTGTTCTTCCCAAATCCCCGGTCGAAGATCCGCTCCTTCTCATCAGCAGGAACCCCGTCGCCATCATCCTCGCATACGATCAGCTGGTCATTGCCGGACTCCTGCACAGAGAACCTGACGGTTGTTATCTTCCTGCCGTACCGCACGGCATTGTCCAGCAGGTTGTAAAAGACCTTGACAACCAACGGATCTGCAAATACTTCCCTGCCCGCAGGGAGATCGTTTTTCACCATGACCTGTCCGAGTGGGGCTTCCTTTGCAGCAGTATTGACCAGTGTCTGTATATCCTGCCATGCCGGCGCCGTGATCCCGATCTCTTCGTATTCTCTGGTGAACCGGATCATGGCTGCGATTCGCTCTGTGGCGGTTATTGCCTTCTGACAGAACGCGGTGAGAGTGGGATCGGGCTGCTGTGGTTTGAGTATGCCGAGATATCCGATCAGTCCCGTTAACTGGTTGTTGATATCGTGCCTTGTGATCGTGGAAAGGAGCGTGAGCTTTTTATTTGCCTGCTGGAATGCCGTTGAGATCTGAACGAGCTCTGCAGCACGCGCAGTGAGCTGATCTTCGAGTGCCTTTCTCCGGGTGATGTCAATGAGGAACAGGAGGGTAGCGGGGTTGTTGTGGAACTGGACCGGTTTTCTTTTCACGATCACCGATCGTTTGAGCCCCCCGTGGGCAATAAGGTCAATCTCATAGAGGGGAATTTCCCCCATTACCGGCTGTACCGCCATGCCGGCAGCCACACTCTTACGGGACTCTTCTGCTACATACAGGAGCAGGGGTGTTCCGACCATCGTTTCTGCATCATACTCCAGTGCCTTAGCCACGGATGGGTTTACATAGAGGATCTTCCCGTCTCGTCCGTATACAATAATATAATCGTGCAGGTTTTCCGCACGGCCCGGGTTGAATTGTTCGCGATCCGCTGGCAGGGCATCCACCCGTTTTTTCCCGGAAATATCCCTGACGGATCCCATAAACCCCTTAAGTGAACCATCCGGGTTTTTCTGGGGCACGATAGTGATGAGACCCTCTAAGAAGGTCCCGTCTTTTTTCTTAAACTGCAGGGAATAATCTTTTACCTGTCCATCCCGTTCGACCCTCGTGAGGAGAGCAGACCGTTCTTCCGGGTGAGCATAGAACGAAGGGACCGGCATCGCCAGCACTTCGTTGCAGCTGGCATAGCCAAACATTTCCTGTAAGGCATCATTACAATCAACCCACTGCCCATCCGGAGCGGTCATGAACAGGCCGTCCGGCGTTGTTTTGAAAAACTGGCGGTACCGCTCCCCGCTCTCCCGCAATGCGTCTTCTGCACGCCTCCGCGCTACAGCGGAACGAATCTGGTTTTGCAGCTCGGCAAACTGCGATTTCACGTCGCCGCCTTTCCGGATATAACAATCAGCACCCTCGTTGAGTGCTTCAATGACTACCTCTTCCCGTCCCCGTCCGGTGAAGATGATGAACGGGGTTGCATTTCCCGATCTTCTGAGCTGTTTCAGGAACGTGATGCCATCCATATCCGCCATGAGGTAATCGGAGATGATGGCGTCATAACGCTCCGTGGTCACCCGTTCCCGTGCCAGCCTGCCAGACGTGAGCGTATCGACCGTAAACCCTCCCGCTCTTTCAAGGAAGATCTTGGCAATCTCCCGCACGTCGGGGTCATCATCAACAAAGAGAACCCGGATCGCATCTGGTATCATAGCGATATTCCTGCTCTACAGTATGTTCCATTTTATATTAGGATAGTGCACAGGTTTTTTATGAAACACTTTTTTGTTATGGAATTGGGTGCTCTGTTGAAATCCTAGAGAGAGATAAACAGTCGCTCTCGGGGGCTACAGCACATCGTACTTTCGCCCCCGCCGCTCGGGCATCCCCCGTGTAGCGATAGCTCTGAACAAGGTTAAGGAAAAAACTCCGAAAAAAGGGGGTCAAGGGGATGCTCCCCTTGGGCTGCCTCCCCTTCAGGGGGAGAGAGGGGGTCACACTCCCCGCTGTCGCAGAGAATAAGCGAATGACGGGAAATAGAGGATTTCCTATGAAAATCGTGTTCTCAAGATATGATAATGGGGGTTGAGACCCCCATACCCCCGGTAATGATGAACGTCGCCGCCCCCGACGGGGCACCCCAGCGGCGTTTGAGGACTAAATATTCTAAAACCTCCTTGCCCTGCTGTGCCTGAAGAGAGGCCCTAAGGGAGGGGATAATCACAAAAACGATTTTTTAAAGTTCCGGAGTGAACGTTATAGATTCATGCCTGTTTCTACAGTGTCCTTTTTACTAATCCGCTTGCCCTGTGTTGACGGAATCAAAAAATGCCAGTTTTGTTACAATTCCGGCTCGCCCCGGCACAGCGGTTTGGCCAGGTGCCTCCGGGCAGTTGGTGGCACCTCATACCATCCCGGTTTGAGCGTGCGGGACATTTCCAGAACCTCCGGCACCACTGCCCGGGCATCACACCGCTTGCACTTCCAGCCTTTCCCTTTCCCGTCGCTGGTCATCCGCTTGTTGCACGCGATGCAGAGCGGCGGACGGGTGATCGTGGGCCGGGCCAGCGAGACGATCCGGATTTTTTCTAAGTTAATGCTTCCTTTCTTGAAACTGCCAACCGCGATCACCTCATCGCCCGGCACCAGCTGCCGGATGATCTGACGGAAATTCTTCGTGGGTTCATAAGCCATGCACCGCACGGGAAAATCTCCGTCTTTCATGATGAACGAAACGTGCCCGCCCTCTCCTGTCTTCGGCACACTGGTCACCACCCCCGGTACCCGGTAGGAGAGCAGGTCGTCAAGCAGACCGGTCTTTCCCGGCAGCAGGTGCGCATCCGTTCCCTGGTTGGTAACATATAATTGTTCAATGCCGTGCGGTTCGGACATGATCATCTGCCGGGCTGCCATCACCCAAGCCGGGCTCTCGCCCCGGATGCCAAACAGCACCGGGTCGGGGGTATGGGGCACGCAGACTACGACATCATTTGCCACATCAACCGTGTCCCACGTGTGCGGGAACGTTGCCGACTCGGCGGCAAAGAGGCTGTCCCGGTCAACATCGCGGGGGGTTCCCCAGCGTTCCTGCTGGCGGTATACGAGAATTTCTGAGGTGCGATCCTTAAGTTCACTGGCAACAGCCGCAGTTGCTCCGATCAGGCCGCGCCGGTTCTTCCAGCCCCGGTATCGTGCTCCGGCAGCGTCAAGGATAGTCACGGCTTCAGTAATATCGCAAAAATCTGTCACTGCTTTGTAGTAGAACGCAGGATCGAACCGGCTGTCTGCCACTACGACGCCGGGATTGGTATTCTCGCACGAGAGATCAGAAAGCTCCTCAACAGTCGCGCATGCGATCTCAAACGCCCGGTCTGCATCGCCATCGACATCAAGTGCAATCGCGGCATTTCCCCGTGTCTTCCACGTGACGTTTGGATTGAGCCGGACGAGCCGGGCCTGCTTCACCTGCATGTGTGCATGGATCAGCCGGCGGGCGAGCACGGCCCCGAGGTACGTGGTACACATACCCTGCGGCGAGTCCGTATCATCGATCCCGATCAGCATGTCTATATTAATATATGGGCACGCTCTATCCATTTGTAACTACATGTCTCAGGACCGCCAGCTCCAGCTGGTTACCAGCGTAATGATAACAGCAGGCTTTGATGTCTCCGAGAGGTTCACCCTCCGACCACGGAGTTTCGACCTCATTGCACGGAACGACGGGACGTTGCTCGTGATCAAGGTGGTGTCCCACATCGATTCCGTGAGCGAAGAGGTGGCGTTCGACATCGAACTCATCTCGCGCCTGCTGGGGGGCATACCGCTGATAGTCGGCGAACGCGCACGGGACGCGGAGCTGGAACGCGGGGCTGTGTACGTGCGGTACGGGATCTATGCCATCAGTCCCTCAACCCTCTATGATTATTTTGTCGAGAAGATCCCCCCGCTTGTGTACGCATCCCCCGGCGGGTTGTATGTCAACATCAATGGCGAAGCGCTCCGGGAACTCCGGGAACGGCGCAACATGTCGTTAGGCGATCTCGGGACCGTGCTTGGCGTCTCGCGGCGCACTATCAGCAAGTACGAGGGGGGAATGGGCACGACACTGGATGTGGCCATACGGATCGAGGAATACTTCAATACCGGCGTTGTCGAGTCCATCGATCTCATCCGGCATGAACCGCCCATGGCGATGGAGGCAGAAAAAGAGCAGACAGGTGCCCATCCGCAGAGCCCGATGGAGTTCTTAGAGCTGATCGGTGTCCGCCTCCACACGCTTCACGGAGCCCCGTTCCAGGCTCTCCTCACGTTTGACAAACAGACGATCCTTACGGGGTATGGTCCTGCCCAGAAAGTGGTAAAGCGGGCCGCTCTCATCGGCAACCTCTCGCAGATTGCAAAGAAGCACGCGATGTGCATCATCACCGATTACAACAAGGAAAAGAAGATCGGAAAAACGCTCGTGATCGGTGAGAAGCGTCTCCACCGGATTGAGGATGGTTTTGAACTCCTCGACCTTCTGGGCGACTGAACTTTTTTGCATAACCTATATATAGAACCACAAACCAATTTTAGTGCTAAATCTAGTGCAAAAGTGGTGAAATTTATGTCACAACAACTTGGAGGACAGCAGATTCTTATTCTCAAAGAAGGCAGCACCCGTACCCGCGGCCGCGACGCTCAGGGTATGAACATCACCGCCGCAAAGGCAGTGGCAAGTGCAGTCAGGACCACGCTCGGTCCAAAAGGTATGGACAAGATGCTCGTCGACACCATTGGCGACGTAGTGATCACCAATGACGGTGTTACCATCTTAAAGGAAATGGACATTGAGCACCCGGCCGCAAAGATGATGGTCGAGGTTGCAAAGACCCAGGACGATGAAGTCGGCGACGGGACAACCACCGCAGTCATCATTGCCGGGGAACTCTTAAAGAAGGCAGAAGACCTCCTTGAGATGGATGTCCACCCGACGATCATTGCAGCAGGATACCGCCAGGCAGCCGCGAAGGCCCAGGAACTCTTAAAAGAGATCGCCTTCGATATAAAAATCACCGACAAGACGCTCCTGAAAAACATTGCCGGCACCGCGATGACCGGCAAGGGCGCAGAGGCCAGCAAGGACAAGCTCTGTGACCTCGTTGTCAAGGCAGTGACCATGGTCACCGATGCCGACGGCACCGTTGACATCGAGAACATCAAGGTCGAGAAGAAGACCGGTGGCTCGATCGAGGATTCCGAGATTGTTGAAGGCGTACTCATCGACAAGGAACGCGTCCACCCCTCGATGCCCAAGAAGGTCACCAATGCAAAGATCCTTCTCTTAAACGCAGCAGTCGAGTTCAAGAAGACCGAAGTCGACGCCGAGATCAATATCACCTCTCCCGACCAGCTCCAGGCATTCCTCGATGAGGAAGAGCGCATGGTCAAGGATATCGTTGACAAGATCGTCAAGAGCGGTGCAAACGTCCTCTTCTGCCAGAAGGGCATTGACGACATTGCACAGCACTACCTTGCAAAGGCAGGCATCTTTGCAACCCGCCGTGTCAAGAAGAGCGACATGGAGAAACTTGCCCGTGCAACCGGTGCAACCCTCGTTTCGTCCATCGATGCAATCTCCAAAGAAGAGCTCGGCAAGGCCGGACTCGTTGAGGAGCGCAAGGTCGGTGGCGAAGAGATGACCTTTGTCGAGCAGTGCAAGAACCCCAAGGCAGTCTCGATCATTATCAAGGGCGGTACCGAGCACGTAGTCGACGAACTCGAGCGCGCTATCCACGACGCACTCCGCGTTGTCGGTGTCGTTGTCGAGGACAAGAAGGTCGTTGCCGGTGGCGGTGCACCCGAGACCGAGCTCTCGCTCCGTCTCCGCGAGTACGGCGCAACTGTTGGTGGCCGGGCACAGCTCGCTATCGAAGCATTTGCATCAGCACTCGAGATCATCCCGAGGACCCTTGCAGAGAATGCAGGACTTGACCCCATCGATATGCTTGTCGAGATCCGCGCAGCCCACGAGAAGGGCAAGAAGACCCACGGACTGAACGTGTTCGAAGGCAAGGCAGTCGACATGAAGGCAGCCGGCGTTGTCGAGCCCCTCCGGGTCAAGACCCAGGCAATATCCTCCGCAGCAGAAGCCGCTATCATGATCCTGCGCATTGACGATGTCATTGCATCCTCCAAGAGCCACGCACCCGAGGGTATGCCCCCGGGCGGTATGGGTGGCATGGGTGGAATGGGCGGCATGCCTCCGGGCATGGGCGACTACTAACCCCATCATATTAGTTTTTTTTATCCTGTTTTTTTCTCTTATCCCCGTATCTATCTTTCCCGGCGCTTTCAGGGGATTGGCATTATCCGGCTCTGTTGAAACGGACATGAACGGGTGCTCTCACCAGAATCTTGAAAAATATCCTCTTCAGGAATTATAATGGGGGTTGAGACCCCCATACCTCCAGATACGATAAACTCCGCCAACCCCAAAGGGCGCCCCGCGGCGGTTCAATGACTAAAAAATACCAAAACCTCATTGCCCCGCCGTGCCTAAAGAGAGGCCCTGAGGCGGGGGAGAATCATAAAATCGATTTTCATGGTTTGGGAGTGAACATAATGGTTCATGCCCGTTTCAACAAAACCAATTATTCATCTTTAACAGGCTCAGGATGTCCTGGAGAAATATTCCGTCATTAAAAAAGTGAATGAAGTTATGCTGTTGTGGTGGGACGTACGGTAGTTCTTGAGGACAGTAACTCACCTTTCTTGATAATGATCGTACAGGTTGCATTCGAGTAGGTGTCGATAATTTCATACGTGCCCTCATTCACCCCAAAGGTGTAGCCCCACTGGGCACCATTCGGGAAATCCCCTGAACTGAACATACCTTTGTGGTCACCCGTTGTCTTGATCGCATGGACGGTTACATCATCATTGATCCACGTCAATCCGGTTCCCGGCAGTACGGTAAGTACCTGGGGGACAAACGAATTATTCCGGATATAGATCGTCGTGATCTTGGTCGATGCTGTCTGCACCGGTAAAGGTGTCTTGACTACGGTAGCATT is a genomic window containing:
- a CDS encoding sensor histidine kinase KdpD — its product is MVVSPECRPDPDLLLARVQGEERRKHRGKLKIFLGYIAGVGKTYEMLKAAHLRHTEGVDVKAGYVETHGRPETEALLEGLTLIPRKQMEYRGVTLPEFDLDATLRCRPSLVLVDELAHTNVPGSRHAKRYQDVEELLDAGIDVYTTLNVQHIESLNDVVAQITGVLVRETIPDRVIDEAAEIEVVDLAPPELLQRLRDGKVYVPDMAARAIEQFFNEGNLYALRELILRRAAERVDEQMLAYMQTRAIPGPWAAGEHILVSVGPSPLSERLIRTARRQADRMGAQWTAIYVETPAHHRLSKEAKEQLTRTLQLAEKLGATSVTLFGLNIASTVIDYARRHNITRIVIGKTLRPRWQEYVFGSVVDQLIHYSGNIDVYVISSNEHIPQKMVDLELLLPVTPPKDYLASFALITIITIIGWLVKSFISPTNLAMLYLLAVVVIAFRRGLRPAIFTAIIGVLAFDFFFIPPYLTFRVTDTEYVITFAGMIIVGALVSLLVTRVREHAFAAQEREKETGTLYALSQDLTVAADADSIIVAVTRHIREIFQWESVVLLPDRDSLTAHPLGHGLVLNADDIAVATWAFQHGAVAGYDTDTLHGSRLRYIPLQSSAGVLGILGVKPAEPDGIITHEQERILTAFANQMALALERVQLARTSQNKR
- a CDS encoding PAS domain S-box protein — translated: MADTLRILYVDDEPTHLDIGKIYLERAVALTVDTVTSASEALTLLNTERYDAIISDYMMPEMDGIAFLRQLKASGNTTPFIIFTGRGREEIAIQALNNGADFYIQKGGEPKSQYTELSNKVRYAVSRRRAEETLAESEERYRGILERSSDVILILDKEVSPTYVSPSARSIIGYDPEELVGKPKEFAVATIFSQSSQAFMDGIHANMKGESIDISETQIRKKNGGVIYVNVHSVPIMHEGAFAGAQVSMRDITERVRAEQAFGESERKYRNLVETITDWVWEIDLEGTHTYSNPAVLNLLGYQVSEIVGSSIFPHIHPDDEIRIGEMIASCIEDKDSTPYTTTIRWLKKDGSVRLFESAITPIVGAGGEITGFRGIDRDVTERKRSEDAMLQMNKKLTMLNGITRHDILNKLMALRTYLELSKEAGDNPDFLEYVRKEEEIVEAIEGQIEFTSTYQDIGAQAPKWQSLLEVIHSASGELKPRNVKINNSVAGREIFADPLITKVFYNIMENSLRHGESVTEMEYAVQEKEDNLIIIYRDNGKGIPAEDKKNIFEKGFGRHTGLGLFLSKEILSITGITILENGEPGKGARFEMAVPKGMWRLTSGR
- a CDS encoding PAS domain S-box protein → MIPDAIRVLFVDDDPDVREIAKIFLERAGGFTVDTLTSGRLARERVTTERYDAIISDYLMADMDGITFLKQLRRSGNATPFIIFTGRGREEVVIEALNEGADCYIRKGGDVKSQFAELQNQIRSAVARRRAEDALRESGERYRQFFKTTPDGLFMTAPDGQWVDCNDALQEMFGYASCNEVLAMPVPSFYAHPEERSALLTRVERDGQVKDYSLQFKKKDGTFLEGLITIVPQKNPDGSLKGFMGSVRDISGKKRVDALPADREQFNPGRAENLHDYIIVYGRDGKILYVNPSVAKALEYDAETMVGTPLLLYVAEESRKSVAAGMAVQPVMGEIPLYEIDLIAHGGLKRSVIVKRKPVQFHNNPATLLFLIDITRRKALEDQLTARAAELVQISTAFQQANKKLTLLSTITRHDINNQLTGLIGYLGILKPQQPDPTLTAFCQKAITATERIAAMIRFTREYEEIGITAPAWQDIQTLVNTAAKEAPLGQVMVKNDLPAGREVFADPLVVKVFYNLLDNAVRYGRKITTVRFSVQESGNDQLIVCEDDGDGVPADEKERIFDRGFGKNTGLGLALSREILDITGITIRETGEPGKGARFEMTIPKGMWRITENNIP
- a CDS encoding tRNA(Ile)(2)-agmatinylcytidine synthase, which produces MLIGIDDTDSPQGMCTTYLGAVLARRLIHAHMQVKQARLVRLNPNVTWKTRGNAAIALDVDGDADRAFEIACATVEELSDLSCENTNPGVVVADSRFDPAFYYKAVTDFCDITEAVTILDAAGARYRGWKNRRGLIGATAAVASELKDRTSEILVYRQQERWGTPRDVDRDSLFAAESATFPHTWDTVDVANDVVVCVPHTPDPVLFGIRGESPAWVMAARQMIMSEPHGIEQLYVTNQGTDAHLLPGKTGLLDDLLSYRVPGVVTSVPKTGEGGHVSFIMKDGDFPVRCMAYEPTKNFRQIIRQLVPGDEVIAVGSFKKGSINLEKIRIVSLARPTITRPPLCIACNKRMTSDGKGKGWKCKRCDARAVVPEVLEMSRTLKPGWYEVPPTARRHLAKPLCRGEPEL
- a CDS encoding transcriptional regulator; the encoded protein is MSQDRQLQLVTSVMITAGFDVSERFTLRPRSFDLIARNDGTLLVIKVVSHIDSVSEEVAFDIELISRLLGGIPLIVGERARDAELERGAVYVRYGIYAISPSTLYDYFVEKIPPLVYASPGGLYVNINGEALRELRERRNMSLGDLGTVLGVSRRTISKYEGGMGTTLDVAIRIEEYFNTGVVESIDLIRHEPPMAMEAEKEQTGAHPQSPMEFLELIGVRLHTLHGAPFQALLTFDKQTILTGYGPAQKVVKRAALIGNLSQIAKKHAMCIITDYNKEKKIGKTLVIGEKRLHRIEDGFELLDLLGD
- the thsA gene encoding thermosome subunit alpha — encoded protein: MSQQLGGQQILILKEGSTRTRGRDAQGMNITAAKAVASAVRTTLGPKGMDKMLVDTIGDVVITNDGVTILKEMDIEHPAAKMMVEVAKTQDDEVGDGTTTAVIIAGELLKKAEDLLEMDVHPTIIAAGYRQAAAKAQELLKEIAFDIKITDKTLLKNIAGTAMTGKGAEASKDKLCDLVVKAVTMVTDADGTVDIENIKVEKKTGGSIEDSEIVEGVLIDKERVHPSMPKKVTNAKILLLNAAVEFKKTEVDAEINITSPDQLQAFLDEEERMVKDIVDKIVKSGANVLFCQKGIDDIAQHYLAKAGIFATRRVKKSDMEKLARATGATLVSSIDAISKEELGKAGLVEERKVGGEEMTFVEQCKNPKAVSIIIKGGTEHVVDELERAIHDALRVVGVVVEDKKVVAGGGAPETELSLRLREYGATVGGRAQLAIEAFASALEIIPRTLAENAGLDPIDMLVEIRAAHEKGKKTHGLNVFEGKAVDMKAAGVVEPLRVKTQAISSAAEAAIMILRIDDVIASSKSHAPEGMPPGGMGGMGGMGGMPPGMGDY